GGCGGTAAGGAAGAACCACGTGTTGCCGCCGCGCTTCACCATGGCGCCGCCGGTGCCGTTGGCGAGCGCCACCGTGTCGTAGACCCAGTGGATCGTGTTCGGCGTGCATTGCGGGCCGGTGAGGTCGGCGGTGCCGGCGCCGGTGTCGATGAAGACCTTGTTCTTCTCCTTGGTGACCTGGCTGATCGCCAGCGCCACCGAGGAGGTCACGCCGTCCGTGATCATGTCGACGGCGTCGCGGTCGTACCATTGCCGGGCGATGGCGGCGCCGACGTCGGGCTTGTTCTGGTGATCGGCGGAGACGATCTCGACCTTCAGGCCGTGCTGCTCCGGCTTGAAATCCTCGATCGCGAGCTTCGCGGCCACCACCGAGCCCTCGCCGCTGATGTCGGAATAGGCGCCCGAGCGGTCGCCGAGGATACCGATCTTCACGTTGGTCTGCGCGGCCGCGGTGCCCATCATCAGGGCTCCGGCGATGGCTGCGAGGGTCGCGGGCCGGGCGATACGTCCGAACATCTTCGTTTCCATCCTCCAACGGCACGGTGGATTTGCACCGGCCAAGTATCGGGGCACCGTTTGCTGGCGCGTGTGCGGCTTTTAGCGCTAACCTCAGACGCCGAGATAGGCGTGAAGCTTGTCGATATTGGCGTCAAGCTCGGCATTGGGGATCATGTCGACAACCCGGCCCTGCTCGATCACGAAGTGCCTGTCCGCGAGCGTCTGCGCGAAGCGGAAGTTCTGCTCGACCAGCACGATCGTGTAGCCCTGAGCCTTCAATTGCTGGATGGTCCGGCCGATCTGCTGGACGATGACCGGCGCGAGACCTTCCGTCGGCTCGTCGAGCAGGATCAGCTTGGCGCCGGTCCGCAGGATCCGGCCGATCGCCAGCATCTGCTGCTCGCCGCCGGAGAGCTTGGTGCCCTGACTGCCGGCGCGCTCCTTGAGGTTCGGGAAGAGCTGATGGATGTCGGCCACCGACATCCCGCCCGGCTTCACCCGGGGCGGCAGCATCAGGTTCTCGTGGACCGTGAGGCTCGCGAAGATCCCGCGCTCCTCCGGTACGTAGCCGAGCCCCAGGCGGGCGATGTTGCGCGAGGCCATCCTGATCGTCTCGACGCCGTCGTAGACGATTGAGCCGGCCCGCTTGCCGAGGATGCCGATGATCGCCCGGAGCGTCGTGGTCTTGCCGGCGCCGTTGCGGCCGAGCAGTGTGATCACCTCACCGGCGCGCACGTCGATGTCGATGCCGTGGAGGACGTGGCTCTCGCCGTACCAGCCCTCCAGCCCGCGGACGGTGAGGAGGGAACCGGTCGCGGAGGCCGGCGTGACCGTCTTCAGCGCCGCCTCAGGCATGTCCCGCCCCGATGTAAGCTTCGACCACGCGCGGGTCCTTCGAGACGGTGGCGTAATCGCCCTCCGCCAGCACCTGGCCGCGGGCCAGGACGGTGATGCGGTCGGACAGCGACGCCACCACCGAGAGGTTGTGCTCCACCATCAGGATGGTGCGGTCCTTGGAGACGCGGCGGATGAGCTGCGCCGTGCGCTCGACGTCCTCGTGGCCCATGCCGGCCATGGGCTCGTCGAGGAGCAGCATCTCGGGATCGAGGGCCAGCGTCGTGGCGATCTCGAGGGCGCGCTTGCGGCCGTAGGAGAGTTCGACCGCGAGAACGTCGGCGAAGTCGGACAGGCCGACCGCCTCGACCAGCG
The sequence above is drawn from the Methylobacterium mesophilicum SR1.6/6 genome and encodes:
- a CDS encoding ABC transporter ATP-binding protein, with the protein product MPEAALKTVTPASATGSLLTVRGLEGWYGESHVLHGIDIDVRAGEVITLLGRNGAGKTTTLRAIIGILGKRAGSIVYDGVETIRMASRNIARLGLGYVPEERGIFASLTVHENLMLPPRVKPGGMSVADIHQLFPNLKERAGSQGTKLSGGEQQMLAIGRILRTGAKLILLDEPTEGLAPVIVQQIGRTIQQLKAQGYTIVLVEQNFRFAQTLADRHFVIEQGRVVDMIPNAELDANIDKLHAYLGV